One window of Dermacentor andersoni chromosome 7, qqDerAnde1_hic_scaffold, whole genome shotgun sequence genomic DNA carries:
- the LOC126534756 gene encoding kunitz-type serine protease inhibitor 6-like, whose translation MKTFVLLALFGAALAASDFDRQCAPSADPGPCKGYFPKWWYNVLSGKCEQFIYGGCQGNDNRYDTQQECERTCATGPSVLDVSATVRHDVLRNKTKHTPHNVTSEYAAFNLNAGVDFETSCKPTADRGPCKGYMPRWWFNVKTGQCEQFIYGGCQGNKNNYLSRKACETSCLRRLMHNFACLMERDTGPCRASIPRYYFNTTTNTCEEFTYGGCEGNRNNFETVEECKASCAPETAYEAKCLARAETGPCMALFTLWAYDSNLGRCKTFIYGGCDGTDNKYPTEQECMATCRHPSTELVEEYVLATRRLAESYNTTEHEGIISIPELVSEPVPSNDVCHLPKQPGPCLAYIPRYYYNNVTKQCERFIYGGCQGNANNFHTLLQCTRTCKPYNLTSGIDMNFVSEPADHPYINK comes from the exons ATGAAGACATTCGTGCTGCTGGCGCTCTTCGGCGCCGCTCTGG CCGCCAGCGATTTCGACAGGCAGTGCGCGCCTTCGGCCGACCCCGGACCTTGCAAGGGCTACTTCCCCAAGTGGTGGTACAACGTGCTGTCGGGCAAGTGCGAGCAGTTCATCTATGGCGGTTGCCAAGGAAACGACAACAGATACGACACCCAACAAGAGTGCGAGAGGACATGCGCCACTGGACCAA GTGTGCTTGACGTCTCCGCTACCGTGCGCCACGATGTGCTCAGGAACAAGACTAAGCACACGCCTCACAATGTGACCTCGGAATACGCTGCTTTCAACTTGAATG CCGGGGTAGACTTCGAGACCTCCTGCAAGCCCACGGCTGACCGGGGCCCTTGCAAGGGTTACATGCCCAGGTGGTGGTTCAATGTGAAGACTGGCCAGTGCGAACAGTTCATCTACGGCGGTTGCCAGGGAAACAAGAATAATTACCTAAGCAGGAAGGCCTGCGAAACGAGCTGCCTCAGGCGACTGA TGCACAACTTCGCCTGTCTCATGGAACGCGACACAGGACCGTGCCGTGCATCCATCCCTCGTTACTACTTCAACACGACGACCAATACGTGCGAGGAGTTCACCTACGGAGGCTGCGAGGGAAACCGCAACAACTTCGAGACGGTCGAAGAATGCAAGGCCAGTTGCGCTC CTGAGACAGCGTACGAGGCCAAGTGTCTCGCCAGGGCCGAGACCGGACCGTGCATGGCTCTCTTCACCCTTTGGGCCTACGACTCCAACCTGGGTCGGTGTAAGACTTTCATTTATGGCGGCTGCGACGGCACCGACAACAAGTACCCCACTGAGCAAGAGTGCATGGCGACCTGCAGGCACCCATCGACAG AGCTGGTCGAGGAATACGTCCTGGCAACCCGGCGGCTGGCAGAGTCCTACA ATACGACTGAACATGAGGGCATCATCTCTATCCCGGAACTGGTGTCGGAGCCCG TGCCTTCGAACGACGTGTGCCACCTGCCCAAGCAACCCGGGCCGTGCCTTGCCTACATCCCTCGCTACTACTACAACAACGTCACCAAGCAGTGCGAGCGGTTCATCTACGGAGGATGCCAAGGCAACGCTAACAACTTCCACACCCTGCTACAGTGCACCCGGACTTGCA agccctACAACCTCACGTCTGGCATTGACATGAACTTCGTGTCGGAACCGG CAGACCATCCGTACATAAACAAGTGA